DNA sequence from the Carassius carassius chromosome 6, fCarCar2.1, whole genome shotgun sequence genome:
GGCACCACCAAGGGGACTGTCCTTGCAATTACCATTCAAGAGCAAAACATTAAATGtctaaataagaaacatttcagaCCTGCTACTCCTTCTTTTTCCCCCCCTTTAATTTACATGAATTCtaccatttagcagatgctttgccACAACATAAGAGATTAATTCCTGGATAGTTGTCGAACTTGGCTGTGGTATAGAAACAAAGGTCAGATTACACaccaaaacaataatattaatatatatcaataaataataattcagttgATGAGGCTTTTCCTTACATCACCCAACCTGGCATCATTGTTTAATGTTATCTGAGTCTGAGATACTCTGATTGTGATGGCCGTCTGTAGAATGTTCTTCCAAGAAATAAAATGCTCAAGCAGTATGTTCACTAAACCACTAAGGGTCACTGGTGAGTTTATTGATAAGGATTGTCTGTGATTGCattattataacaatatttagatattatatgcaATATTTAGTCAAAGGTTACAATTTATTCTTTGACAACAATATGCATGCCCCTCACCATTCACCACTATACCAAAACCTTTTACTTTGAACCACTTGCATTGTCAACATAAGCATTTGATACAGTCATCCACCATCTGTTGAGCTCCACAATGACACAAATCATTGCACAAAATGTCATGCTTGGTTTGGGTTTCATTGGGAACAGGCAGGTTATATTGTGTGAACATTAATAACAGGTAaataacaggtaaaaaaaaaacattctgatgtGGCCTTTTGACTCATCAGTTACAAACTCACAGTTTGAAATTACATaaacttcattttaaattaacaatctTAATCATCCAACAGGTGGCGCCAAAGGCAAAAATACTATTCAAAAGTTGTCAGTAtaatgaagtgacattcagccaagtatggtgacccatactcagaatttgtgctctgcatttaacccatccaaagtgcacacacacagcagtgaacacacacacggagcagtgggcagccatttatgctgcggcacccggggagcagttgggggttcagagccttactcaagggcacctcagtcgtggtattgccagcctgaggctcaaacccacaaccctagggttaggagtcaaactctctaaccaccaggccatgacttccccttaaTCACGACTTTAATGTGATTTCTGGAAATAGAGAATAGAGAAATTTTTTTGCCATGTCAAATATTTTATTGACGTATTAGGCCTATTTCAAaacatattgaaaaaaataaaacaaataaactaataactaaataaactaatataaaatgtttaattcataACCTAGAAAAATGAGACAATTTGATAGAATGTTACAGcagctttaaattatttatttatcattatgcATCATTATGTGCTATGTACGTATTGTTTTAGACAGTAAAGCCATATAgccaaagagagaaagagaagccaAAGAAAGAAATCTACAATATAGAAACAACATGCTAAGAACAAAAGAATAAGTCTAAAATAATATGACATGAACAAAATAAAGTCATCAGAAATTCATTATTTCTATTTGGTTTACTGTAAAGGCTCATTGTCACATACATTAGTATTTGATTCAGTTTAATGGTATTTACTTAAGTAATAGAAAATGGCTGAACTCATGTGAAATCATGATACTGGAGATTAACAGTTTGTCATTACAGATAACTTCATATTGTCACAGTTCAcattacacaaacacattctactGACAACACAAGGCCTGGGATGTTTATATTTGTTGTGGTAATATTGTACCCCAAACCATATGCATTCTCAGTTGTGTTAGTGCACTGAACACATCATGTGAAATAGTCTAAGTAACAATGGTTTCAGTTGGTTGCTgagacaacatttctcattttcatttaaaggtgcTTTATGTAAGcgtttgactctactaaagcataaaaataccataatattttTGCAGATATTTCAGAAACATGCTAATTTagcatactgtacagtatgtgtttatctgaaaaacaatgctacagtcagttattctcctttgaaaatgtctgGAATGTTGGTCTCTGTTTTGGTCTGTGAAACCAGCCCACTGCCAGCTTACTGAGTTGAATTTCggcaccccgggttgccagttggtgggAAGCACAGTGTATTTCAGTCATAGAAGCTGGCAAAAATGATAGGGTCAGAGCGTTTGTTTTTGTTGGTTGTTTGACGTGTTggtcatgggcgggccttggccagtGAAAGCTGGCATGAAGTCCAGACCTTTAGCTATCAGTCTAAAGgttgatttatacttctgcattgGACCTATGCCATAGCCTTTATGCCGTAGGCTATgcatcagtttttttatttatacttctGTGTCGTTGTCCACATTGACATGCAGTACACAATCAAACTGCTAGAATGCAGTGTCCACAGTGATGTTGCTGGTGTAACCTGCAGTATCACGACAAAAGCCGAAGAAGAAGTGGCTCGTCAGAGAAGCATTATAGCCGTGACGgcggcaaataaatatcaaatcattaaatcattatttaaaactacaaaaaggaGACAACAACGGAACAGGAGAAGATGACATTCTTTCAATCTCCTCAAAGACTTGTACCATGGCTATTGATGTATAATGCTGTGTGGTATAATAAATGATAAGTctatgctttgttttattttatataagaaggtgtaatattaaaatatcttaaagcgcacataaatacacacaaaactCAAGCACATATGGGGGGGTTGAGGTTTCTAGCAGACCAATATCAGCGCTTGCTGTCCGTGTAGAATTGATGAGCTGTTAGACTTCTGGAGAGGTGCACATCAGGTTATGTCtaatctcagcctcagacgtcatgcccacGGACTGTTGgttaaacgtctgatgcatatgggacacaaaagtggaaacacttcaggaatgCCGAAGTCgttatcggattggttgaattctacaggatttctgtGAACTGTGTGGAACGGCGCTTAACAGGATCAACTtaacgctggattttcaaaagtatgtgaaatatttaaagttcgggGCATAGAATCTTAAAAATACGTCAGAGAGTTTAACagagtctgttattgtggcgacatttacACGGCGCGAAACGTGACGATGAACGAAACAAAAAGTGATTGGTTGTTGGACATGTCGGTCcaacggcctcatgggcgggccttggccaatgaaagctgccatgaattccagaccttcggCCTGGCAATGCGAAACTAGATTATGCCATACTACACATAGCCTATGGAGTTGGTTCaacacagaagtataaattgggctTAAAAAGCTCTGGCTATGCAAGActaagtctgaggaggagggaccaggtcaggggtaggcaagttcggccctagagagccgcagtcccaCAAAGTTCAGCTACAATCTTGAAAAAAACCCCTCACCTGCCTGTACCGTAGTAATCCTGAGTGGATTGataagcttgttcaggtgtgtttgattaaggttgaagctgaactctgcaggtctgcggctctctaggactgaACTTGCCTACCTCTGGACCAGGTGAAAAAAATCCCActccaatattttaaatttggaatgctatacctagttcaaccactcggtgtcaagCCTACATGCAACACCTTTACGTTTTTTCAATTAAAGGTACaagttgtaggacctgccacgagagggcgcattaccaaaacaataacaatcgcgtggtttgatgacgctaagaaggagcatggaatgatgggatttgttgtcttctacccaaccgctgacggccatcaatcagacggaaagataaatcatggatttaacacgAGTTCAcagatttgcgcgagtagattacatacaaagtcaatgcaaagacgcaatcAGACTACGGATCAGACACGTCCTCGCATGGGTCTAGAGACgagatgccccgcgtttggcgtgtatgcccataatactaatcttgttgatcgttataatagcatacgtaggagctgtccttgttgacagaaccagcagcagacggtaaacagtaattatgttccataagtaagtaacacaatccaccataaaacaagAAGAAGTAATTAGGGAACTGtttgaagcaagctagtgtttTGCTGGATGCTAGatactacttccgcatttgtccgcgacactgttgtcatgtggtttctacatcagaaaaggtgaaaacaaagggtaactaacgtcactgacaggcgactgcactgccccgtctcactgtttagaatgggaattttctcatgatttacaagtagttagagatattgttagtaatcagctggacaaaatatataactctagcttttggatattttactgcaaatatcttacaaattgtacctttaagtttcagctttattttaatgaaaagatttagttttgtttttaagttAATGATAACACTGTGTACAGTAGGcctacaaaataaaagtaaatctgAAAATGCATCATAGAGACATTGAGTTTTGATATTTGGGCTAGTCTTGCTTCATCGTTCATCTTTTTGCAGGGCAGCTTTCAGGTTGCTCCAGAACTCACTTCTCTTTTCCTCGTCTTCGGGCCACTCCAGATATGTCCTGGAGTTCATAATCTTCCGTAGCTTGCAGAAACGTTTGGGAATGGTCTCCCTCTTGATTGGCTCAAGGAGAACCAGGACGGCAGAGTCATTGTGCTCATCGACTATGCGGAAATGTGAGAAGTCCAGCTCATAGCGGCACCATTCGCTGGTAACAAAGTGCTCAGACAAAACAAAAAGAGTCCGATGGCTCTTTTCAATCGAGTCGATGATGTTTTCCACGATCCAACGGCCCGGCTGGAAGTCACGTTTGTGCAAACACAAGGCAAATGGAGGATGAGCGCTCTCTAGCTCTGGAACAAGGATCTCCTCGACCCACTCAGCATCATGTTGACTGTAGGATACAAAAGCGTCGTAGCGGAGCTCTTCGGCCAGTCGACCAACTGCAGGTTTTCGTTTTGCTTGAATCCATGCTTTGGTCATCTGCAGGTACCATATAATGTGAAACTTATAGCAGGTGACAACAAATAGTCCAAGGACTATGATAATCAATGAACAAAGCACTAAGACAGCAGGGATCATGTAACACTCGAAAACTGACAAACTGACACTGTCAACAGCATCACCTCTGAGAGTGAATGGAGTGTCACACACATAATTGCGAAGACCATCCCTCATCGTGATGAAATGGTTAACATCATGTCTGAAGAAAGATACAAACTCACAGGAGCATACAAAATTATTGTTACTCGCTTCTAAATATTGTAAGGATTTAAATCTCCTCAAATCACTTCCATTAAACATTCGCAAGGCGTTCCTTTGGATAAGCAGGTTCTGCAGCCTTGGAAATAATTCCCCATGTGGCAGTTTCATAAATCGGTTGCCTGTCAGTATAAGCATAGTAAGTTGGGGAAATCTTTGGTTGAATACCATcagatcattttcactgagaTCCAGGGCCGTCAAGCTAGAAGGCAGGCAAGGGGTCATCTTACGTAGCTTTGTGCTGGAAAGATTCAGAAACCTTAGAGTCGCTGGCCAGCTACAGCTTTCTGGCATAGAAACAAAACTATTATGACTTAAATCTAAATATGTGAGACTCTTAAGCTTAGTGGCCAATCGAGACATCAGTCCAAGAGATTTTAAAACGTTCTGGCTCACATTAAGAGTGTTGAGGTTTTGATATGCACCAAAACCTGTATATAAGGTAGGTTCAATTGTCAGGTCTGAAAGGAGATTCTGGCTAAGGTCCAAATATTCAAGATTTTTTAACAGTGGGGTAGTTTCCCGTGGAATAACAAACACTGTGCCGTTAATAACGGACACCTTATGGAGATGCACCAATAGAAATCCCAACTGCATCATGCTACTAAACTTAAAAAACCCTTGGATGTCGAGATTACGTATGTAGGCTGTATGCAAGTTTTCATAATGCGTATACGAAGCTTTTTGCCACCACCCTTGGCCaatcaaatgcacattttcaagACCAATATATGACAAAGAAGAACCATCCATGACCATTAATAAAGAAGTCATTGCTTCATCAGTTGTGGTGCTATTTTGGAAACTCAAGCTTTTAGTTCCACCTTCTCTTGCCGCTTTAAAGGGTTCTGTCGAAATGTTTGTTCTGAGTACAGCATCATTGATTATCAGCAGAGTTTCAGGGTGGGAGACATCTTGAAGAACCTCAGAGACTAATTCTGGATCATTCTGAAATAGATTCTGAAGGTTTAAAGAGACTAAACCAATGGGACGGGCTGCCTTTAAACTCCCATTCTCATACAACTTCAGATTACTGGCAACGAACGTCATCTCGTCCAGATGAGTGAGCCCATCTAAGCCATTTTTGTATACCTCCCTCAGTGAAGGACCACCAACTCGCAGCGTCCTTAGGTTAAGGAGAGACTGGAAGATTGGAGCAGGTCCCAAGGTGGTATATGGGTTTCCTGCAAGGTTCAGTTGCTGAAGAGAGTTTAGCTCGTGGAACCAAGAAGAAGACAGATTTTTCAGGTTGTTTAAGGACAGATCAAGAACTTCCAGCTTATGTTGAGATTTAAAAGCATCTTTGTGTATAAACTTGAGCTTGTTCTTATGCAAGTTTAGAGTTTTCAGCTTACTGTATGGGCTGAGATCATTCATGTCTATAGACTCAATTTGATTGAAAGACAGGTCAAGGCCAAGGGCATTCGCTGGAACATTTGGGACCTGTTGGAGATGATTTGATGAACAATTGCAAAAATATTGCTGGTCACAAATACATGTCCTGGAGTAGTGAAAGCCTTGTgccaaaattaatataaaaataattatagacTCCTCCATTCCCAAGAGTCGCatcctgtaaaaaaatacattaaattaatgattttattcagTAAGTATGCATTAAAAACTAATCAAAAGTCATAGTTTTTACTTGAATTTTGCACTGCATGGCGTGATTTAATGGAAATGCCCATAAAATTAATAGATAATGTCtgacaaaaacattatttcaaataaacgctgttcattccaacgttctattcatcaaagaatctgaaactgtatcaaagtttccacaaacattattaagcagcacattggTGCTTAATTAACATTGACAATTAACACAATTAACATTGACACCAATAAGAATGGTTTTGTGAGCaataaatcagcttattagaatcatttctggaAAATGTGACATTGGAGTATtgtctactgaaaattcagcttggccatCACAGAAAAAAACGTAGCAAAACCAAAAGGAGAAACATAAAACAGAAGTTCTCAATTTCTGATCCAAAAACTTTCAGTCAATCAATGCACATTATACCACATTATTATACCACATTTTGTACAATCGCAAGTTTATGTTTGCAGTCTTAAAACATGTTGAATATTAAAGTACTACCAGTCTAGCATTTTTCAAGACAGAAAAAGTGAAATTTGATTACCTGCCCGCTATTATTGTGTCTGATCCTCTACTGTATGCAAACTGCAGGTTGCCGGTAGTCAAAATaggagaaaacaaacagaaatcaaACATGCTATGTGAGTCACAGGAGGAAGTAAAACTCAATAGCCTGATTGAAACTTTCAAAATTGTCTCTTTTAACAGGAACAGAAATTTTAGGGCACCATCCAGTCTCAGAGCATGTGTACACATACTTACAAGTTACAAACTTAATATGGCTGTTGGGTAATAATTTTCAAAGGTTCAATAATACACAACTCTATTACTTGAGTGAAAATACAGATACTGGACAAAGATTACTCCATTAAAAGTGAAGGTTGTAAAGACAGATTTTTACTTCAGTAAAAGTACAGAACTACTTGCTTTTAAAGGTACTTAAGTACTAAATTAAATGTCCTTTTTTATGTCAATGCcctgttttattattgttgtatgtAATAATTGCAATACCTTATGCCTCTGAATCAACTTACAATAGATTACATCACACAGACTTGCTTGCAGTATCTTTGAAATGAAGAGCTTTTAGAATGttaaaaacctatataaaccAACAAGTgagctgaccaaaaaaaaaaaaaaacaccaagatatatatatatatatatatatatatatatatatatatatatatatatatatatatatatttaacataaaaataaataataataataaatatattatactataaATAATCACTTTTGTGGGGTGATGTGAAGTGATTTCCTAGCATTGCTCACTGTCTAGTTGCTTCTGTGGGGGCGGGAGAAACTAGTCAGTGTTCAAAAAATTCAAGGAAATCACGTAACCCTACAAAAGTGATTACTTAAAGGCTGTCTGTCtaaaaaaaagtcatgttttagagaagaaaaaaatcacccACTGACTTGAAAAGCTGCTACATACTGTAGTAACGACTTTCTACTTCGAGGACTTTGATAAAAATGTAGTGGTGTAACAAGTAAGATATTTCTCTTTCAATAGTGAAGTTAAAGTCACAAGTTTCCAGGAAAAATAATACTCAAGCAAACTACATATACTCAGAAAGTGTACTTAGGTACAGCAATCAAGTAAATGTACTTACTGTCCACCTCTGATAATTTTTCATACTGTCTCAAATATCTTACATGGCTTTTATGCAAATAGTTTTGTAACTATTTCAgatatgtttgtttttgcttcACTAACAACTGCATTAGAATAAAGGATTCGAAAAGAGGAAGTTAGCCTTTTCAAGTAAGGCGTGCTTTTACTTTACCACTATAGCATTAAACATCTCTTGTGGTTTTTGCAGGGTACACCCAGTGCTCTTCATAACCAGCTTTAATTCAAGACATTGcaatgtacattaaaaatatataaaagtaagaCTAGAGTCCTGTGGTGAAATACTGAGATCCTCATGTTTAAGAATATATTATAGATGTGATTTGACTTGATAGGTTGGCATGATTGGTAAAATGTATCTTTATAAcagttttttatgttgttttggcAGGATATTAAATTTCAAAAGCCTTCAGTTTTTGATTTTAGCAGTTGCTCTGTTGAAAGACAATCTAAAATTGCAAGAGGACTCCTCCCTTGTGTCAACGGTAAGTGTCAGGTGAAAAGAGGCACAATCCTATATCAGACAAACACATTTCAAAATTCTCTCGTGACTTATGTGGCTACTTTCCTAATATTGATCCAGTTGATTTGAACTGCTGATGGCACAACATATAACCATCAAAACCCTCTTGGATTGTTAAAACAGAATAAAGAAATTTATTATTTTGGCataaaatattacttttgaaCCTGTTTTACTCTAAAGGGTCAGAAAGTATAGTTTatgctaaaaaatattttcaatgtgTATTATATTGTCATATTCTGGTCTCTGGTCTATTCTggtatttttagaaatgtttgcAAGTATAATGGAAATGCCTAtctaaatatctatctatctatctatctatctatctatctatctatctatctatctatctatctatctatctatctatctatctatctatctatctatctatctatctatctatctatctatctatctatctatctatctatctatctatccatccatccatcgatcTATCTATGTTTTATGGTAATTCcttaatatttgataaaaaatgtattattattattattattattatgacagaGACAGCTCTTCTGGATTGATGCGCCAACAGAACTGTCAGGATGGATGAAACATTTGAACAACGCATTACACAGGACGCAGAAATGTAAGATCCTTAAGAATCTGTCAGATTGTTGCATAAAGAAAAAAGACAACCTCACGCACGTCACTTGTATCTAAATGTGTCATTTTTCCACCCCCACTTATTCCCTTTTCCAGTTGATCTTGCCACATATGGTGTTCTTGTGCTCACAGCTGCTGTCTACATGCTGAGATGCAGCAGGAAGCAGGAACATGAAACAGCATCTGCCTCCTCATAAACTACAAATGGAAGGTTTAGGGTtaagaaaacaataaattaaGTATGATCACTACATGAGTAGAACGTGGTTAATGGAGCTAATGTTTCTAGATGTCACTGGCCAGATGGTATTTTTCTTTATCATGCACACaaatagtcatttaaaaaaaatgtaaagtcttaATGAAATGGAAGTAgcgacagatcttttcttccatattgtgactTACATCCGAGTGTAACTTAGTTGGGGACTTGGTTCTATGCATTAGTTGTTGATTAAATTTTGAGATGTTATCATTGCACTCATAAGTGAAGGCAGATATAAACATGAGCTTGTAAACAGAGTGAATTTTCATTTGATACTGACTTGAATGTTTTTAAttgcattattgttattatttaaaactgTGATATCAAAATTCCCTTGATATTTTGACATATATTAGAGGTCATTATActttaaaaacatcctgtaagtttcagaactcttTTTAGTCTAAAGTTTCAGAACTTACTCTTTAGTCTAAAAACTGTttatattgaagccaatctgccaaaacaACAGGTTGTGAAATGTGCCACTTTATGTCATAATGCTacatcactgtctgtttagccccgcccaccgattagCACATAGTGAGTAAATAACAAGAGAGGCAAACGCAGGTCCAAACCAAATGGTAAAAATGGTTCTGAAGACAACAAGACGCTGTACAGTGCCAAGATGTGGAAAAACACAATCTTCGCATTGCCTTCCTTTTGATCCCCCAAAATGAGGAAAGCATTAATgaacttaatttttaatatagATCCAGACCACATCATTTAGAACTCAGTCCATtgttaaattcatttttacagcGGATTCATTTATAGACAAAGCACTATTCCacgcaggattttcagaaagattacAACTAAAAGACGATGCTGTGCCGGCTATATTGGATCTGACAGTAATGTTGCACCACACAGTATGAGTGTGAGtacctttttttattatgtgatcactattgctttgtATGTGTTTTTGATCTAAATCACTGCAACGTTTATCTATTTGTAATTGTGTATCTTCCACATCAAATCTCACGTCACTTGTCACTAATTTCTTCTAAAATGTTAC
Encoded proteins:
- the LOC132142341 gene encoding toll-like receptor 2 type-2 → MCTHALRLDGALKFLFLLKETILKVSIRLLSFTSSCDSHSMFDFCLFSPILTTGNLQFAYSRGSDTIIAGRMRLLGMEESIIIFILILAQGFHYSRTCICDQQYFCNCSSNHLQQVPNVPANALGLDLSFNQIESIDMNDLSPYSKLKTLNLHKNKLKFIHKDAFKSQHKLEVLDLSLNNLKNLSSSWFHELNSLQQLNLAGNPYTTLGPAPIFQSLLNLRTLRVGGPSLREVYKNGLDGLTHLDEMTFVASNLKLYENGSLKAARPIGLVSLNLQNLFQNDPELVSEVLQDVSHPETLLIINDAVLRTNISTEPFKAAREGGTKSLSFQNSTTTDEAMTSLLMVMDGSSLSYIGLENVHLIGQGWWQKASYTHYENLHTAYIRNLDIQGFFKFSSMMQLGFLLVHLHKVSVINGTVFVIPRETTPLLKNLEYLDLSQNLLSDLTIEPTLYTGFGAYQNLNTLNVSQNVLKSLGLMSRLATKLKSLTYLDLSHNSFVSMPESCSWPATLRFLNLSSTKLRKMTPCLPSSLTALDLSENDLMVFNQRFPQLTMLILTGNRFMKLPHGELFPRLQNLLIQRNALRMFNGSDLRRFKSLQYLEASNNNFVCSCEFVSFFRHDVNHFITMRDGLRNYVCDTPFTLRGDAVDSVSLSVFECYMIPAVLVLCSLIIIVLGLFVVTCYKFHIIWYLQMTKAWIQAKRKPAVGRLAEELRYDAFVSYSQHDAEWVEEILVPELESAHPPFALCLHKRDFQPGRWIVENIIDSIEKSHRTLFVLSEHFVTSEWCRYELDFSHFRIVDEHNDSAVLVLLEPIKRETIPKRFCKLRKIMNSRTYLEWPEDEEKRSEFWSNLKAALQKDER